From one Simplicispira suum genomic stretch:
- the pbpC gene encoding penicillin-binding protein 1C, with product MIERGALRACVCTALLVFAAAPAMALPSYAAVRARWHSSETLLLSREGEVLQRVRTDPRVRRGEWVALADVSPALRSAMLLSEDKRFYEHSGVDWQAATAAAWANLWNERTRGASTITMQLAGLIDEPGGADLRQRPGGRSVVQKIGQVAAAEVLDRRWRKAQILEAYLNLVPFRGELVGIDALSRTLFDKAPQGLDEREAAIAAALVRAPNASSAQVARRACGVLREMQAAGHSGAAPAGTDCDALALLASGALARRAFAASEGIAPHFARRALAALPTGSPPPARLTTTLRAPLQRFAVQTLSQQLRELSGRNVQDGSIVVLDNASGEVLAWVGSSGELSQAGEVDAVLARRQPGSTLKPFLYAQALQERRLTAASLIDDSPAHIATAGGLYIPQNYDLRFKGWVSARTALASSLNVPAVRTLAMVSPDAFFQELQALGLELRESGGFYGLSLALGSSEVTLLQLANAYRALANAGRLSAVASPLARAKPQPVKWTRAVDPGAAFIVGDILSDPNARARTFGLDSVLATRFWSAVKTGTSKDMRDNWALGWSERYTVGVWVGNAAGGAMHDVSGSSGAAPMWAAVMGYLHAHEASRAPSPPKGVVQAAVRFGPDAVAGSPLEAARSEWFLKGTEQPIFAIESEAASAYASSARSQKESKNSSSALVSILRIAEPASGAVVALDPDIPPAYQRLRFVAAGAAPGAPLRWRLDGKLVGRRPVHAWLPWPGRHQLQLEDAGGRVLDEVRFEVRGAGVGVHAPGVP from the coding sequence ATGATTGAGCGTGGTGCCCTGCGCGCCTGCGTCTGTACGGCGCTGCTGGTGTTCGCAGCGGCCCCGGCTATGGCACTGCCCTCGTACGCGGCCGTGCGCGCCCGATGGCATTCCTCGGAAACCCTGCTGCTGTCGCGCGAAGGCGAGGTGCTCCAGCGCGTGCGCACCGACCCCCGCGTGCGGCGCGGCGAGTGGGTGGCGCTGGCCGACGTGTCGCCCGCGCTGCGCAGCGCCATGCTGCTGTCGGAAGACAAGCGTTTTTACGAGCACAGCGGCGTCGATTGGCAGGCCGCCACGGCCGCCGCCTGGGCCAATCTGTGGAACGAGCGCACGCGTGGCGCCAGCACCATCACCATGCAGCTGGCCGGCCTGATCGACGAGCCCGGCGGCGCCGATTTGCGGCAGCGGCCAGGTGGGCGCAGCGTGGTGCAGAAAATTGGCCAGGTGGCGGCGGCCGAGGTGCTGGATCGGCGCTGGCGCAAGGCGCAGATTCTGGAGGCCTATCTGAATCTGGTGCCGTTTCGGGGCGAGCTGGTGGGCATCGACGCGCTCAGCCGCACGCTCTTCGACAAAGCGCCGCAAGGCCTGGACGAGCGCGAAGCGGCGATTGCCGCAGCGCTGGTGCGCGCGCCCAATGCCAGCAGCGCGCAGGTAGCGCGCCGGGCCTGCGGGGTGCTGCGCGAGATGCAGGCGGCAGGCCACAGTGGCGCTGCGCCAGCGGGCACCGACTGCGATGCGCTGGCACTGCTCGCCAGCGGCGCCCTGGCACGCCGCGCCTTTGCCGCCAGCGAGGGCATCGCCCCGCACTTTGCGCGCCGTGCGCTGGCAGCGCTGCCGACCGGTTCGCCGCCTCCGGCACGTCTGACCACCACGCTGCGCGCGCCGCTACAGCGTTTTGCCGTGCAGACCCTGTCGCAGCAGTTGCGCGAGCTGAGCGGGCGCAATGTGCAGGACGGATCCATTGTGGTGCTCGACAACGCCAGCGGCGAGGTGCTGGCCTGGGTCGGTTCGTCGGGTGAGCTGAGCCAGGCCGGGGAGGTGGATGCGGTGCTGGCGCGCAGGCAGCCCGGCTCCACGCTCAAGCCGTTTTTGTACGCCCAGGCATTGCAAGAGCGGCGCCTGACCGCCGCGTCGCTCATTGACGACTCGCCCGCGCACATCGCCACGGCGGGCGGCTTGTACATCCCGCAGAACTACGATCTGCGCTTCAAGGGCTGGGTGTCGGCGCGCACGGCTCTGGCGTCCTCGCTCAACGTGCCCGCAGTGCGCACGCTGGCCATGGTCTCGCCCGATGCGTTTTTTCAGGAGCTGCAGGCCCTCGGCCTGGAGCTGCGCGAGAGCGGCGGCTTCTACGGCCTGAGCCTGGCGCTGGGCAGCAGCGAAGTCACCCTGCTGCAACTGGCCAACGCCTACCGCGCGCTGGCCAACGCTGGGCGCTTGAGCGCGGTGGCGTCGCCGCTGGCTCGGGCGAAGCCGCAGCCAGTGAAGTGGACACGCGCCGTCGACCCTGGCGCCGCCTTCATTGTCGGCGACATCCTGTCCGACCCGAATGCCCGCGCCCGCACCTTCGGGCTCGACAGTGTGCTGGCCACGCGCTTCTGGAGCGCTGTCAAGACCGGCACCAGCAAGGACATGCGCGACAACTGGGCGCTGGGCTGGTCCGAGCGCTACACCGTCGGCGTCTGGGTGGGCAACGCAGCGGGCGGCGCCATGCACGATGTCAGCGGCAGCAGCGGCGCGGCGCCCATGTGGGCGGCGGTGATGGGCTATCTGCACGCGCACGAGGCCAGCCGCGCGCCGAGCCCGCCCAAGGGCGTGGTCCAGGCGGCGGTGCGCTTTGGCCCCGATGCAGTGGCTGGCAGCCCCTTGGAAGCGGCGCGCAGCGAATGGTTTTTGAAGGGTACAGAGCAGCCGATTTTTGCTATAGAAAGTGAAGCTGCCAGCGCTTACGCATCAAGCGCTAGAAGCCAAAAAGAATCAAAAAATTCGTCTTCTGCCTTGGTCTCGATACTGCGTATTGCCGAGCCCGCCTCGGGTGCCGTGGTGGCGCTGGACCCCGATATTCCGCCGGCCTACCAGCGCCTGCGCTTTGTCGCCGCAGGCGCGGCGCCTGGCGCCCCGCTGCGCTGGCGGCTCGACGGCAAGCTGGTCGGCCGCCGGCCAGTGCACGCCTGGCTGCCCTGGCCGGGGCGTCACCAACTGCAACTGGAGGACGCGGGCGGACGGGTGCTCGACGAAGTGCGCTTTGAGGTGCGCGGGGCCGGCGTGGGGGTGCATGCGCCGGGCGTGCCTTAA
- a CDS encoding diguanylate cyclase domain-containing protein: MHPPAFRRLILLAVLVALGIGALFCQTIWSMRNYAWQHAERTGVNLAYTLQQSIATLLKNLDPSLQGLAKDLASPQILAMDPDLRNRVLFDHSLRAEGLSAVLVLDAQGQRMFDSGGFVPDVVDFSDRDYFQAFQSGAQQGLFIGKPVRSRLTGRGTLPISRAWFQQDGSFGGVVAGSIRLDYFHALFAAVQIGPKSSLNLYHTDGTLIARLPQEAGDMGRSVAGSENHARIASRSSGTFTNRAVIDGVERLYAFQQVGDFPLVVTVGQSADEVLASWRRNSTLLGSFALLLMLACLGLALLFVRELQQRQQLAAQLHQAERDLHAILDNLPSMISYWDSEQRNRFVNQSTSAMFGHSPEAVRGMLARELLGEKDYALVRPYLEQALQGRVQVFERTLTDAKGQKRHMQVSYTPDRGGSNGPVQGIFVQMTDISERKRMEDELFQEKELMRLTLHSIGDAVVCADAEGRVSYLNPVAERMTGWQAFDASGRDVDEVAPLYLANGQQTQPSPLRVALATQAACGPTRGVVLHRKDGQRFEVEESACPIIDRQQRLTGAVMVLHDVTETMAMAERMARLAQYDALTDLPNRVLLQDRAQHALALARREKRGLGVMYLDLDGFKQVNDTLGHDAGDQLLVQFAHRLVAAMRQSDTVCRQGGDEFVLLLPGLEDPRQVCAVAGKVLGVCQEPFVLRGQALKVGLSGGLALFPQHGSDYEELARHADAALYAAKRGGRMQVRSYVGPEAEPERIAPTDPPAPALPDV; the protein is encoded by the coding sequence GTGCACCCGCCTGCATTCCGTCGCTTGATTCTGCTGGCCGTATTGGTCGCACTGGGCATCGGCGCCTTGTTTTGCCAAACGATCTGGTCCATGCGCAACTACGCGTGGCAGCACGCCGAGCGCACGGGTGTGAATCTGGCCTATACCCTGCAGCAGTCCATTGCCACACTGCTCAAGAATCTCGATCCGTCGCTCCAGGGTCTGGCAAAAGACCTGGCGAGTCCACAAATCCTGGCCATGGATCCCGACCTGCGCAACCGCGTGTTGTTCGACCATTCGCTGCGTGCGGAAGGCCTGTCGGCAGTGTTGGTGCTGGACGCGCAAGGACAGCGCATGTTTGACTCCGGCGGGTTCGTCCCCGACGTGGTCGATTTTTCCGACCGCGACTATTTCCAGGCGTTCCAGTCAGGGGCACAGCAGGGCCTGTTCATAGGCAAGCCGGTGCGCTCGCGGCTGACCGGCCGGGGCACCTTGCCGATCAGCCGCGCCTGGTTCCAGCAGGACGGCAGCTTTGGTGGTGTGGTGGCGGGCTCTATTCGGCTCGACTATTTCCACGCGCTGTTCGCCGCTGTCCAGATCGGACCGAAAAGCAGCCTGAACCTCTACCACACCGACGGCACCCTGATCGCGCGCCTGCCGCAAGAGGCAGGTGATATGGGACGCAGCGTTGCAGGCTCGGAAAACCATGCCCGCATTGCCTCGCGCTCCAGCGGCACGTTCACCAACCGGGCCGTGATTGACGGAGTGGAGCGCCTGTACGCCTTTCAGCAGGTGGGCGATTTTCCGCTGGTGGTCACCGTCGGGCAGTCAGCGGATGAAGTTCTGGCCAGCTGGCGCCGCAATTCCACGCTGCTGGGTAGCTTTGCCCTGCTGTTGATGCTGGCCTGCCTCGGGCTGGCCCTACTCTTTGTGCGTGAACTGCAGCAGCGCCAGCAATTGGCCGCGCAGCTGCACCAAGCTGAACGCGATCTGCACGCCATTCTCGACAACCTGCCCTCCATGATCAGCTATTGGGACAGCGAGCAGCGCAACCGCTTTGTCAACCAGAGCACCAGCGCCATGTTCGGGCACTCGCCGGAGGCGGTTCGCGGCATGTTGGCGCGGGAACTTCTGGGTGAGAAAGACTACGCTCTGGTCCGGCCGTACCTCGAACAGGCGTTGCAAGGGCGTGTGCAGGTGTTTGAGCGAACCCTCACCGATGCCAAGGGGCAAAAGCGGCACATGCAAGTCAGCTACACCCCGGACAGGGGCGGCAGCAACGGCCCGGTGCAAGGTATTTTTGTACAGATGACCGATATCTCCGAGCGCAAACGCATGGAGGATGAGCTGTTCCAGGAAAAAGAGCTCATGCGCCTGACCCTGCATTCCATCGGCGATGCTGTGGTCTGTGCCGACGCCGAGGGCCGCGTGAGCTACCTCAATCCGGTGGCCGAGCGCATGACCGGCTGGCAGGCCTTTGACGCCTCCGGGCGCGATGTGGACGAGGTCGCACCGCTGTACCTTGCCAATGGCCAGCAGACCCAGCCCAGCCCGCTGCGCGTGGCGTTGGCCACGCAGGCTGCCTGCGGTCCTACGCGCGGCGTGGTGTTGCACCGCAAGGACGGCCAGCGCTTTGAGGTAGAGGAGTCGGCCTGCCCCATCATTGACCGCCAGCAGCGGCTTACCGGCGCCGTGATGGTGCTGCACGACGTGACCGAAACCATGGCCATGGCCGAGCGCATGGCGCGCCTGGCGCAGTACGACGCCTTGACCGATCTGCCCAACCGCGTACTGCTGCAGGACCGCGCGCAGCACGCGCTGGCGCTGGCGCGCCGCGAGAAGAGGGGCCTGGGCGTGATGTACCTCGACCTGGACGGGTTCAAGCAGGTCAACGACACCCTGGGCCACGACGCGGGCGACCAGCTGCTGGTGCAGTTTGCGCACCGCCTGGTGGCCGCCATGCGCCAGTCCGACACCGTGTGCCGCCAGGGCGGGGACGAATTTGTGCTGCTGCTGCCTGGGTTGGAGGACCCGCGCCAGGTGTGCGCGGTCGCCGGCAAGGTCTTGGGGGTATGCCAGGAGCCCTTTGTTCTTCGGGGTCAGGCGCTGAAAGTGGGCCTGAGCGGTGGACTGGCGCTGTTCCCGCAGCATGGCAGCGACTACGAGGAACTGGCCCGCCATGCCGATGCGGCGCTGTATGCCGCCAAGCGCGGCGGGCGCATGCAAGTGCGCAGTTACGTGGGGCCGGAGGCAGAGCCTGAACGGATAGCGCCAACGGATCCGCCAGCCCCCGCGTTGCCAGACGTTTGA
- a CDS encoding alpha-hydroxy acid oxidase encodes MSDLSTMTCIEDLRRVYKRRVPRMFYDYCDSGSWTEGTYRANIDDFQSILLRQRVAVNMTGRSTRSTMIGQDVAMPVALAPTGLTGMQHADGEILAARAARDFGVPFTLSTMSICSIEDVAEHAGPGFWFQLYVMRDRDYIERLIDRAKAAGCSALQLTLDLQILGQRHKDIKNGLSSPPKPTLANMINLATKPRWCLGMLGTKRRSFGNIVGHAKGVGDMSSLASWTAEQFDPELNWGDVEWIKKRWGGKLIIKGIMDAEDARLAADSGADALIVSNHGGRQLDGAPSSIAALPAIVQAVGKDIEVWMDGGIRSGQDVLKARALGARGTMIGRAFLYGLGAYGELGVTRALEIIRRELDLTMAFCGHTRIDTVDEGILLPGTYPKP; translated from the coding sequence GTGAGCGATCTTTCCACCATGACCTGCATCGAAGACCTGCGCCGCGTCTACAAGCGCCGCGTGCCGCGCATGTTCTACGACTACTGCGACTCGGGTTCGTGGACCGAAGGCACCTACCGCGCCAACATCGACGACTTTCAGTCCATCCTGCTGCGCCAGCGCGTGGCGGTGAACATGACCGGTCGCAGCACGCGCAGCACCATGATTGGCCAGGACGTCGCCATGCCCGTGGCGCTGGCCCCCACGGGCCTGACCGGCATGCAGCATGCGGACGGCGAAATTCTGGCGGCGCGTGCAGCGCGCGATTTTGGCGTGCCCTTCACGCTCTCGACCATGAGCATCTGCTCGATCGAAGACGTGGCCGAGCACGCCGGACCGGGCTTCTGGTTCCAGCTGTATGTGATGCGCGACCGCGACTACATCGAACGCCTGATCGACCGCGCCAAGGCCGCCGGCTGCAGCGCGCTGCAGCTCACGCTGGATTTGCAGATCCTCGGCCAGAGGCACAAGGACATCAAGAACGGCCTGTCGTCGCCGCCCAAGCCCACGTTGGCCAACATGATCAACCTGGCGACCAAGCCGCGCTGGTGCTTAGGGATGCTGGGCACCAAGCGGCGCAGCTTTGGCAACATCGTCGGCCACGCCAAGGGTGTGGGCGATATGTCGTCGCTGGCGTCCTGGACGGCCGAGCAGTTCGACCCGGAACTCAACTGGGGCGATGTCGAGTGGATCAAAAAGCGTTGGGGCGGCAAGCTGATCATCAAAGGCATCATGGATGCCGAAGACGCCCGCCTGGCTGCCGACAGTGGCGCCGACGCGCTCATCGTCAGCAACCACGGTGGCCGCCAGCTTGACGGCGCGCCCTCGTCGATTGCTGCGCTCCCGGCCATTGTGCAGGCGGTGGGCAAGGACATCGAAGTGTGGATGGACGGCGGCATCCGCAGCGGGCAGGACGTCCTCAAGGCCCGCGCCCTGGGCGCACGCGGCACCATGATTGGCCGCGCCTTCCTGTATGGCCTGGGCGCTTACGGCGAGCTGGGCGTGACCCGCGCGCTGGAGATCATCCGCCGCGAACTGGACCTCACCATGGCCTTTTGCGGCCACACCCGCATTGACACAGTGGATGAGGGCATCTTGCTGCCGGGGACCTATCCCAAGCCCTGA
- a CDS encoding RNA polymerase sigma factor: protein MPPPSSDAHLVALIDRVAQRDEAALRALYDLTSPRLFGLAMRVLRRRDAAEDVLQESFLTVWRAAGDYRLSLSPPLAWLGVIVRSRALDALRKHASSRADRTQELDDSLGHALESDTPDPMDAADASEQATALHTCLQRLEAKQREVVSLAYLRDLSHSELAQQLALPLGTVKTWIRRGLEQLRGCMARYV from the coding sequence ATGCCGCCACCTTCTTCCGACGCCCATCTGGTGGCGCTGATCGACCGCGTAGCCCAGCGCGACGAAGCCGCGCTGCGTGCCCTCTACGACCTGACCTCGCCGCGCCTGTTTGGCCTGGCAATGCGCGTGCTGCGGCGGCGCGATGCTGCCGAAGACGTGCTGCAGGAGAGTTTTCTCACCGTCTGGCGCGCTGCCGGCGACTACCGGCTCTCGCTCAGCCCGCCGCTGGCCTGGCTGGGCGTCATCGTGCGCAGCCGGGCGCTCGACGCCTTGCGCAAGCACGCCAGCTCGCGCGCCGACCGCACCCAGGAGCTGGACGACAGCCTGGGCCATGCGCTGGAGAGCGACACGCCCGACCCCATGGACGCGGCCGACGCCAGCGAGCAGGCCACGGCCTTGCATACCTGCCTGCAGCGCCTGGAGGCCAAACAGCGCGAGGTGGTGAGCCTGGCCTATCTACGCGACCTGAGCCACAGCGAACTGGCCCAGCAGCTCGCCTTGCCGCTGGGCACCGTCAAGACCTGGATTCGGCGCGGGCTGGAACAACTGCGCGGCTGCATGGCGCGCTACGTGTGA
- a CDS encoding anti-sigma factor → MNLNQHPELLQKLAASYALGTLRGGARRRFETLAREHPAVRAAALLWQSHWAGLTELQAPEQPPAAVWTRIANLVQAERAALQHQSHQRARQAQAAPWWQRIGLWQGAAALGAFATAAAVVVALQATGGLRDSSQQIASLQAELAERAAPQSTYVAVLRDEKAAAALLVTFDARDQQLQLQRVGGFEVPGDRSLQLWALPAAGKPRSLGVLADGRSQALPATPGEVQGVPMLAISLEPKGGVPSEGGPTGPVLFTGEWIQKSA, encoded by the coding sequence ATGAACCTCAACCAACACCCCGAATTGCTGCAAAAACTCGCGGCCAGCTACGCCCTTGGCACGCTGCGCGGCGGTGCGCGCCGCCGCTTTGAAACCCTGGCGCGCGAGCACCCGGCTGTGCGCGCTGCCGCACTTTTGTGGCAAAGCCATTGGGCGGGCCTCACCGAACTGCAGGCCCCCGAGCAGCCCCCGGCGGCCGTGTGGACACGCATAGCCAACCTGGTGCAGGCGGAGCGTGCAGCATTGCAGCACCAGAGCCACCAGCGCGCCCGACAGGCGCAGGCGGCTCCGTGGTGGCAGCGCATTGGGCTGTGGCAGGGTGCAGCAGCCCTGGGCGCGTTTGCCACCGCTGCAGCGGTCGTCGTTGCCTTGCAGGCCACCGGCGGCCTGCGCGACTCTTCTCAGCAGATTGCCAGCCTGCAGGCCGAACTGGCCGAGCGCGCGGCCCCGCAATCGACTTACGTGGCCGTGCTGCGCGACGAGAAAGCTGCGGCCGCGCTGCTTGTCACCTTCGACGCCCGCGATCAGCAACTGCAACTGCAGCGCGTTGGCGGCTTTGAAGTGCCAGGCGATCGCTCGTTGCAGCTCTGGGCCCTGCCCGCAGCTGGCAAGCCGCGCTCGCTGGGCGTGCTGGCCGACGGCCGCAGCCAGGCCCTGCCGGCAACGCCTGGCGAAGTGCAGGGCGTGCCCATGCTCGCCATCAGCCTGGAGCCCAAGGGCGGTGTGCCGTCTGAAGGCGGGCCGACCGGGCCGGTGCTGTTCACCGGCGAGTGGATTCAGAAATCCGCGTGA
- a CDS encoding DUF3034 family protein, producing MNWKTLSLLAALACSPALAQAETGKLLLTGGVSSITGTAGGGITPWAVIGSNATEGEWGASAFTTRAVTHDYALTSYGAALGWNERVELSVARQDFDAGAAVALNGIAPFGVQSGQHIRMDVLGLKVRVAGDAVLDADSWMPQIAIGLEHKRVRPGSLQSVFDFLGADTHGTDVYVSATKLVLDKGLLLNATLRSTRANQNGLLGFGSAAPGRNSRSLQPEFSVAWLLRRDLAIGAEWRFKPDNLQATGRAAGLGAALREDAWRDLFVAWAPSKNLSLTLAWADLGRVVPGITNNRRQSGAYLSAQVAF from the coding sequence ATGAACTGGAAAACGCTGTCTCTGCTGGCGGCTCTGGCCTGCTCGCCGGCCCTGGCGCAGGCCGAAACCGGCAAACTGCTGCTGACGGGCGGCGTCAGCAGCATCACCGGCACGGCCGGCGGCGGCATTACGCCCTGGGCGGTGATTGGCAGCAACGCCACCGAGGGCGAGTGGGGCGCCAGCGCCTTCACCACCCGCGCTGTGACGCACGACTACGCGCTGACCAGTTACGGCGCTGCGCTGGGCTGGAACGAGCGCGTCGAGCTCTCGGTGGCGCGGCAGGATTTCGACGCCGGCGCCGCGGTGGCGCTCAACGGCATTGCGCCGTTCGGCGTGCAGAGTGGCCAGCACATTCGCATGGACGTGCTCGGCCTGAAAGTGCGCGTGGCGGGCGACGCCGTCCTGGACGCCGACAGCTGGATGCCGCAAATTGCCATTGGCCTGGAGCACAAGCGCGTGCGCCCTGGCTCGCTGCAATCGGTGTTCGATTTTCTGGGCGCCGACACGCATGGGACCGATGTCTACGTCAGCGCCACCAAGCTGGTGCTGGACAAAGGCCTGCTGCTGAACGCCACCTTGCGCTCCACCCGCGCCAATCAGAACGGCCTGCTCGGTTTCGGTTCTGCGGCCCCAGGGCGCAACAGCCGCAGCCTGCAACCCGAGTTTTCGGTGGCCTGGTTGCTGAGGCGCGACCTCGCCATCGGTGCGGAATGGCGCTTCAAGCCCGACAACCTGCAGGCCACTGGTCGTGCAGCAGGCCTGGGCGCTGCGCTGCGCGAGGATGCGTGGCGGGACCTCTTTGTTGCCTGGGCGCCGAGCAAAAACCTCTCGCTCACATTGGCCTGGGCGGACCTGGGGCGTGTCGTTCCCGGCATCACCAACAACAGGCGCCAAAGTGGCGCGTATCTATCGGCCCAGGTGGCTTTTTAA
- a CDS encoding group I truncated hemoglobin translates to MKIFSLCFALALAGTQLAHAQTAAAPDAPPPGLYAALGEKAGIDRLADDFVERLLRHPRIGPQFKEVKPAALKESLAEQFCVLSGGPCTYQGADMLDVHADMDINKGDFNALVEVLQRAMDAQGIAFSQQNRLLALLAPMHRDIITVR, encoded by the coding sequence ATGAAAATATTCTCCTTGTGCTTCGCCCTGGCGCTTGCGGGCACGCAGCTGGCCCACGCCCAGACTGCTGCGGCCCCCGACGCCCCACCGCCCGGCCTCTACGCCGCGCTGGGTGAAAAAGCCGGCATCGACCGCCTGGCCGACGATTTTGTCGAGCGCCTGCTGCGCCACCCGCGCATCGGCCCTCAGTTCAAAGAAGTGAAACCCGCCGCGCTCAAAGAAAGCCTGGCCGAGCAGTTCTGCGTGCTGAGCGGTGGCCCGTGCACCTACCAGGGCGCCGACATGCTCGACGTACACGCCGACATGGACATCAACAAGGGCGATTTCAACGCGCTGGTCGAGGTGCTGCAGCGCGCCATGGATGCGCAAGGCATTGCCTTCAGCCAACAAAACCGCTTGCTGGCGCTGCTCGCGCCCATGCACCGCGACATCATCACGGTGCGCTGA
- a CDS encoding cupredoxin domain-containing protein — MQFQVLDKEGRAVPDAVVVLYPASPGAPPVASKVTIGQQRMRFLPPVTVVAPGSTLHFTNLDRWDHHIRGTTAALGFADPRAGADFELRLAGAEAGASGGEAEVTVDKPGPILLGCHLHSSMRGHVFVSDSAWTVKTDDDGIARFGAVPEGAVQLRVWHPEQLVELPRRNLQVGAAPVLDSVQLSVVPRRKRS; from the coding sequence GTGCAGTTTCAGGTGCTGGACAAGGAGGGCCGCGCCGTTCCCGACGCCGTGGTAGTCCTCTATCCGGCCAGCCCCGGCGCGCCGCCCGTGGCCAGCAAGGTCACGATCGGCCAGCAACGCATGCGCTTTTTGCCGCCCGTTACCGTGGTGGCGCCGGGCAGTACGCTGCACTTCACCAACCTCGACCGCTGGGACCACCACATTCGCGGCACCACGGCTGCACTGGGTTTTGCCGATCCCCGTGCCGGAGCCGATTTTGAGCTTCGGCTCGCCGGTGCCGAGGCCGGCGCATCCGGCGGAGAAGCCGAGGTCACGGTGGACAAGCCGGGCCCCATCCTGCTCGGCTGCCATTTGCACAGCTCCATGCGCGGCCATGTTTTTGTCAGTGATTCGGCCTGGACAGTCAAGACCGACGACGACGGCATTGCCCGCTTCGGCGCCGTGCCCGAAGGCGCGGTGCAGCTGCGCGTCTGGCACCCTGAGCAACTGGTGGAACTGCCGCGCCGCAACCTGCAGGTGGGCGCCGCGCCGGTGCTCGACAGCGTGCAGCTGAGTGTGGTGCCGCGGCGCAAGCGTTCCTGA
- a CDS encoding sensor domain-containing diguanylate cyclase: MTELSSDWYWELDAMGRFVRLDIGSRGINPGASEEVLGKSRQQLPQIDLSASQWATYQAILDRRETFYDFEMAIQGDNNRLLWHAISGAPIFDSAGVFVGYRGIGRDVTRRRESEELIRHMAFHDVLTGLANRRLFMDRLQQALNSMARTGSYAVLMFLDLDSFKSLNDRQGHAAGDSLLQQVAQRLTGCVRSVDTVARLGGDEFTILMENVDADDQRAMRHTRTAADKVMQALANDFDLGGEAATLRYACSASLGVVILRNPLASADACMKRADAAMYQAKGNGRGGICIDADARG, encoded by the coding sequence ATGACAGAACTGTCATCGGACTGGTATTGGGAACTCGATGCCATGGGCCGCTTTGTGCGCCTGGACATTGGGAGTCGGGGCATCAACCCCGGCGCTTCGGAAGAAGTGCTTGGCAAGTCACGCCAGCAACTGCCGCAAATTGATCTCAGCGCCTCGCAATGGGCCACGTACCAAGCCATCCTGGACCGACGGGAGACGTTCTATGATTTCGAGATGGCGATTCAAGGCGACAACAATCGCCTGCTGTGGCACGCCATCAGTGGCGCGCCGATTTTCGACAGTGCGGGAGTCTTTGTCGGCTACCGTGGCATCGGCCGGGACGTAACCCGCCGCCGCGAGTCCGAAGAGTTGATTCGGCACATGGCGTTTCATGATGTGCTCACTGGCCTGGCCAATCGCCGTCTGTTCATGGACCGCCTGCAACAAGCCCTGAACAGCATGGCCCGTACCGGCAGCTACGCCGTGCTGATGTTTCTGGATCTCGACAGCTTCAAGTCGCTGAATGACCGGCAAGGGCATGCAGCGGGCGACTCGCTGCTGCAGCAGGTGGCACAGCGCCTCACTGGGTGTGTGCGCAGCGTCGACACGGTAGCGCGCCTGGGAGGAGACGAGTTCACCATCCTCATGGAAAATGTGGACGCCGATGACCAGCGGGCCATGCGCCACACCCGCACGGCGGCAGACAAGGTGATGCAGGCGCTGGCAAACGACTTTGATCTCGGTGGCGAGGCCGCCACGCTGCGCTACGCCTGTAGCGCTAGCTTGGGGGTGGTGATTTTGCGCAATCCGTTGGCCAGCGCCGATGCCTGTATGAAGCGCGCAGATGCAGCCATGTACCAAGCCAAAGGCAATGGCCGCGGTGGCATCTGTATCGATGCCGACGCGCGAGGCTGA
- a CDS encoding PAS domain-containing protein → MYTDSFQTLFERLPIGAYRSSSAGHQLRANAALVKLNGYQTEAEMLAAIHDIGTEWYCDPQRREQFTRLLSEHGQVVDLSPKSTATRRESASGCVNTRTRCVMRRGACAILKVRCRKSQTNTSANAICTPVKAAFGQ, encoded by the coding sequence TTGTACACAGACTCCTTCCAGACGCTGTTTGAGCGGCTTCCCATCGGCGCCTACCGCTCCAGCTCGGCTGGGCACCAGTTGCGCGCCAATGCGGCTTTGGTCAAGCTCAACGGCTACCAGACGGAAGCCGAGATGCTGGCGGCCATCCATGACATTGGCACCGAGTGGTATTGCGATCCCCAGCGCCGCGAACAATTCACCCGTCTGCTCAGCGAGCACGGTCAGGTGGTGGATTTGTCTCCGAAGTCTACCGCCACAAGACGAGAGAGCGCATCTGGGTGCGTGAACACGCGCACCAGGTGTGTGATGCGCAGGGGCGCGTGTGCTATTTTGAAGGTACGGTGCAGGAAATCACAGACGAATACCAGCGCCAACGCGATCTGCACGCCAGTGAAAGCCGCTTTCGGGCAATGA